A stretch of Campylobacter gracilis DNA encodes these proteins:
- the rsmH gene encoding 16S rRNA (cytosine(1402)-N(4))-methyltransferase RsmH: MQAPHIPVLFSQTIAAFSQLEDGYVIDCTLGYGGHSEGILTANPHLKLIACDRDAEAIEFSRERLSKFKDRIEIHKAKFSEILKILPEQKLRAVRGILADIGVSSLQLDKNCRGFSTKSDALDMRMDESAALDAAYVVNRYSQADLARIFREYGELTNANAIAAKIATARTNAPLTSAKALANLIGTKPVKGRSISTATLAFQAIRIEVNDELGELKRLLTLIEQKSRDSILTNATVAIISFHSLEDRIVKEQFKAWERDCVCPSEFMRCECGGDHSLGKILTKSPLTADAQELAQNSRAASAKLRIFRLK; this comes from the coding sequence GTGCAAGCTCCACATATTCCGGTGCTTTTTTCGCAAACGATCGCCGCATTTTCGCAGCTTGAAGACGGCTATGTTATCGACTGCACGCTAGGCTACGGAGGGCATAGCGAGGGCATTTTAACCGCTAATCCGCACCTTAAACTCATCGCCTGCGACAGAGATGCCGAAGCGATAGAATTTTCGCGCGAGCGGCTTAGTAAATTTAAAGATCGCATAGAAATCCACAAAGCAAAATTTAGCGAAATTTTAAAAATTCTGCCCGAGCAAAAACTCCGCGCAGTTCGCGGGATCTTGGCTGACATCGGCGTTTCGTCTCTTCAGCTGGATAAAAACTGCCGCGGCTTCTCCACTAAAAGCGACGCGCTGGATATGCGAATGGACGAGAGCGCAGCGCTAGATGCGGCGTATGTCGTAAACCGCTACTCACAAGCGGATCTGGCGCGCATTTTCCGCGAATACGGCGAGCTAACAAACGCTAACGCAATCGCTGCTAAAATAGCTACTGCGCGAACTAACGCACCACTAACAAGCGCTAAAGCTTTGGCAAATTTAATCGGAACGAAGCCCGTTAAAGGGCGCAGCATCAGCACGGCTACGCTAGCATTTCAGGCGATCCGCATCGAGGTAAACGACGAACTTGGCGAGCTAAAACGCCTGCTCACGCTCATTGAGCAAAAATCGCGCGATTCAATTCTAACTAATGCAACTGTCGCTATAATCTCGTTTCATTCGCTTGAAGACCGCATAGTAAAGGAGCAATTTAAGGCGTGGGAACGTGATTGCGTCTGCCCTAGCGAGTTTATGCGCTGCGAATGCGGCGGAGATCACTCTTTAGGGAAAATTTTGACAAAAAGCCCGCTAACGGCGGATGCGCAGGAACTCGCGCAAAACTCGCGAGCAGCGAGCGCAAAGCTAAGAATTTTTCGACTGAAATAA
- a CDS encoding DNA recombination protein RmuC, with translation MGADGILLAAFAFFAALVLALLIALVLQNRRISDANSALSELLSERLTAQSARASAELFKLNQSLNDGFNDKLYYLNRSLGEGLQRQNSALSENLSSLDRGFKDIAENLARMSEQNKTSLQVRDEIARLNSILGNVKLRGNFGEYRLERILSMIYGQNAAFYELQKHLPNGRIADCALHIAKEKILCIDSKFPLQSYEKIIATSASNDAAALASADKQLAADMKKHAADIAEKYIIPPLSTEFAVLFVPSEAVFVYVCERLPQVLEYCAQIGIFAASPTTLLALLGTIRTFIKDEVLAQNIKSVKDEIYALKSDFDAHAKYATALQTYADKLAAQAELLNKNAKSLKARFERFSEL, from the coding sequence ATGGGCGCTGATGGGATTTTGCTCGCGGCGTTTGCGTTTTTTGCTGCGCTAGTACTTGCCTTGCTGATCGCGCTCGTGCTACAAAACCGCCGCATAAGTGATGCAAACTCCGCGCTTAGCGAGCTTTTAAGCGAAAGGCTCACGGCTCAAAGTGCGAGAGCAAGTGCCGAGCTTTTTAAGCTAAATCAAAGCCTAAACGACGGCTTTAACGATAAGCTCTATTATCTTAATAGATCCCTGGGCGAAGGCTTGCAGCGCCAAAATAGCGCGCTTAGCGAGAATTTAAGCTCGCTGGATCGCGGCTTTAAGGACATAGCGGAAAATCTAGCGCGAATGAGCGAGCAAAATAAAACTTCACTGCAGGTGCGCGACGAAATCGCAAGGCTAAACTCGATTTTAGGTAATGTCAAACTACGCGGCAACTTCGGCGAGTACCGACTAGAGAGAATTTTATCGATGATCTATGGGCAAAACGCCGCGTTTTACGAGCTGCAAAAGCACCTACCAAACGGCAGAATCGCAGATTGCGCGCTGCATATCGCAAAAGAAAAAATTCTTTGCATCGACTCAAAATTTCCACTTCAAAGCTATGAAAAGATAATCGCCACCTCCGCCTCAAACGACGCCGCAGCGCTTGCTAGTGCGGATAAGCAACTCGCCGCTGATATGAAAAAGCACGCCGCAGATATCGCGGAAAAATACATCATACCGCCTCTTAGCACGGAGTTTGCGGTGCTATTCGTGCCGAGTGAGGCGGTTTTTGTATATGTCTGCGAGAGGCTGCCGCAGGTGCTTGAATACTGCGCGCAAATCGGCATTTTTGCGGCATCGCCCACGACGCTGCTGGCGCTTTTAGGCACGATCCGCACCTTCATAAAAGACGAGGTGCTCGCGCAAAATATCAAATCGGTAAAAGATGAAATTTACGCGCTAAAATCGGACTTTGATGCGCATGCTAAGTATGCGACGGCGCTTCAAACATACGCAGATAAGCTCGCCGCGCAAGCAGAGCTTTTAAACAAAAATGCAAAATCTCTAAAAGCCCGCTTTGAGCGTTTTAGCGAACTATGA
- the truD gene encoding tRNA pseudouridine(13) synthase TruD — MKNLYTLNHAPINAHFSKNSSDFVVREVPLYEPSNEGEHCILLLQKKGIGTHEALRILSERTGAKMREFGYAGLKDKQGLTTQHVSMPAKFEPALGGFSHESLKILSVQRHKNKLKIGHLKGNDFFIRLKKVLPPDAVKLAAALDTLGREGFANYFGYQRFGKFGDNAAQGEEVLRGQRRLKNPKMRDFLISAYQSELFNRWLSKRVEISKFAAEFSLGEFAKIYGLSKEEAREIAAQPQFFKLLRGEILGHFPHGAFFSCDDLGAECERFARREITSAGLIVGRAKLRASGLGGRFEDEIFTPSREFEAQMNGSRRFAWSFMERVQHAYDAQNAHFSFSFYLPKGSYATVVLEEILHRDIFEGAATDED; from the coding sequence ATGAAAAATTTATACACCCTAAATCACGCGCCGATAAATGCGCATTTTAGTAAAAACTCAAGCGATTTCGTCGTGCGCGAAGTGCCGCTTTACGAGCCTAGCAATGAGGGCGAGCACTGCATTTTGCTGCTGCAAAAAAAGGGCATCGGCACGCACGAGGCGCTGCGGATTTTAAGCGAACGCACGGGCGCTAAGATGCGCGAGTTTGGCTACGCGGGGCTTAAGGACAAGCAGGGCCTTACGACGCAGCACGTTAGTATGCCCGCTAAATTTGAGCCTGCGCTGGGCGGATTTTCGCACGAAAGCCTTAAAATTTTAAGCGTGCAAAGGCACAAAAACAAGCTTAAAATCGGACATCTAAAGGGTAACGACTTTTTCATCCGCCTAAAAAAGGTCCTACCGCCCGACGCCGTCAAGCTCGCAGCCGCGCTAGATACGCTAGGGCGCGAGGGCTTTGCGAACTACTTCGGCTATCAGCGCTTCGGTAAGTTCGGCGACAACGCGGCTCAGGGCGAGGAGGTGCTACGCGGACAGAGACGGCTTAAAAATCCCAAAATGCGCGACTTTCTAATCAGCGCCTATCAGAGCGAGCTTTTTAACCGCTGGCTTAGCAAGCGGGTCGAAATTTCAAAATTTGCGGCGGAATTTAGCCTTGGCGAGTTTGCTAAAATTTACGGACTAAGCAAGGAGGAGGCGCGCGAGATCGCGGCTCAGCCGCAGTTTTTTAAGCTTTTAAGAGGCGAGATTTTAGGACACTTCCCGCACGGCGCGTTTTTTAGCTGTGACGATCTTGGCGCGGAGTGCGAGCGCTTCGCGAGGCGAGAAATCACGAGCGCTGGCCTTATCGTGGGGCGAGCGAAGCTGCGAGCTAGCGGGCTTGGCGGCAGATTTGAAGATGAAATTTTCACGCCCTCGCGCGAGTTTGAGGCGCAGATGAACGGCTCGCGCAGGTTTGCATGGAGCTTTATGGAGCGCGTACAGCATGCCTACGATGCGCAAAATGCGCATTTTAGCTTCAGTTTTTACCTGCCGAAAGGCTCTTACGCGACGGTCGTTTTGGAGGAAATTTTGCACCGAGATATATTCGAAGGCGCCGCGACGGACGAGGATTGA
- a CDS encoding lysophospholipid acyltransferase family protein, translating to MSLARIRALFYAIWFIFTVVCVVIAMAVKNSSHRRFRRIWGRFQRYGIGYDIQIIGTPDPRAQLVIANHQSIMDIVVLEETHPADICWIAKKEIADIPIIGKIITLPKMIQVDRSNPRDLVRIVHEVQQRVSERRVITMFPEGTRHRGTQLLQFQSGAKAIVSKLGLRVQPVVLIGTQHIANSHDFTVHSGHVKIIYLDLLDTSDKDWLQHAREAMQAVIDENETAEA from the coding sequence ATGAGCTTAGCAAGGATTAGAGCGCTATTTTACGCGATTTGGTTTATTTTTACCGTCGTTTGCGTCGTGATCGCCATGGCGGTGAAAAACTCCTCTCATCGCCGCTTTCGCCGCATTTGGGGGCGCTTCCAGCGCTACGGTATTGGATACGATATACAGATCATAGGTACCCCCGATCCGCGCGCGCAGCTAGTAATCGCCAACCACCAAAGCATAATGGATATCGTCGTGCTCGAAGAAACCCACCCCGCCGATATCTGCTGGATCGCTAAAAAGGAGATCGCAGACATCCCTATTATCGGCAAAATCATCACTCTTCCGAAGATGATCCAAGTCGATCGCTCAAATCCACGCGATCTGGTGCGGATCGTGCACGAAGTGCAGCAGCGCGTGAGCGAAAGGCGCGTCATCACGATGTTTCCAGAGGGTACCAGACATCGCGGCACGCAGCTTTTGCAATTCCAAAGCGGCGCTAAAGCGATCGTTAGTAAGCTCGGTCTGCGCGTCCAGCCAGTGGTACTCATCGGCACGCAGCACATCGCAAACTCTCACGATTTCACCGTCCACAGCGGACACGTCAAAATCATCTACCTAGACCTGCTCGATACGAGCGATAAAGATTGGCTGCAGCACGCCAGAGAGGCGATGCAAGCAGTAATCGACGAAAACGAAACCGCCGAAGCATAG
- a CDS encoding SH3 domain-containing protein, with protein MLKRILTILGVCTLAFAAPEIEIDSLDDLSKYAPKKAEDKPDEPQTRDNSKVMLKYNKKEVMSMDNLSIDDLKALAPTNEVDLDVSDDKVYQDIKPKELTLKASGMPRKVYCNQIFKIDFAVYLGQKITVKPKLEISRTNGMKWLNADNLTWIEGDEMFETTLWFAASDKSDKINELVLTLQRNGEFFEKSSIKPDNPEFIKLDTKPNFSHIVADELKLKNYKTTKFDDASNLLTLDLGIRNGAISAFSIDNPAIIKQGVDSVRGTYASQSGYYFAVVDKNITNLDFSYFNLNTKKFENFGLELNPRAEDLSTQIGLNPKESKFEAYKQIAIYTLAAVLLVMFLLSKNITPLIFAVLILAVNFYAQRPYGTGSIAQNSPVRILPMQSSTVFYVTKNPEKVEILGTNKEFYKIMLGGNKIGWVKKDELSKD; from the coding sequence TTGCTAAAAAGAATTCTTACTATTTTAGGTGTCTGCACGCTCGCGTTTGCTGCGCCAGAGATTGAGATCGATTCGCTTGACGATCTAAGTAAATATGCACCGAAAAAAGCTGAGGATAAGCCGGACGAGCCGCAGACGCGCGATAATTCCAAGGTTATGCTGAAATACAATAAAAAAGAGGTTATGTCGATGGATAATCTAAGCATCGACGATCTCAAAGCTTTGGCGCCTACTAACGAAGTCGATCTGGACGTATCCGACGATAAGGTCTATCAGGACATTAAGCCCAAAGAGCTTACGCTAAAAGCTAGCGGGATGCCTAGGAAGGTGTATTGCAATCAAATTTTTAAGATTGATTTCGCCGTGTATTTAGGGCAGAAAATCACCGTTAAGCCAAAGCTAGAGATCAGCCGCACCAATGGTATGAAGTGGCTTAATGCTGACAATCTTACGTGGATTGAGGGCGACGAGATGTTTGAGACGACGCTGTGGTTTGCGGCAAGTGATAAGAGCGATAAGATAAATGAGCTCGTTTTGACGCTGCAGCGTAACGGAGAATTCTTTGAAAAAAGCTCCATCAAACCTGATAATCCGGAATTTATAAAGCTTGATACGAAGCCTAATTTTTCGCATATCGTAGCCGACGAGCTAAAACTTAAAAACTACAAAACTACCAAATTTGACGACGCTTCAAATTTACTCACGCTCGATCTTGGTATCCGAAACGGCGCAATCAGCGCTTTTAGTATCGATAATCCAGCCATTATCAAGCAGGGGGTGGACTCAGTACGCGGCACATACGCGAGCCAGAGCGGATATTATTTTGCCGTCGTGGATAAAAATATCACAAATTTAGACTTCAGCTATTTCAATCTTAATACTAAAAAATTTGAAAATTTCGGTCTTGAGCTTAATCCGCGCGCTGAGGATCTTAGCACGCAGATCGGTCTAAATCCGAAAGAGAGCAAGTTCGAAGCCTACAAGCAGATCGCGATCTACACACTAGCTGCCGTGCTTTTGGTGATGTTTCTACTTAGTAAAAATATCACGCCGCTCATCTTTGCGGTGCTGATTTTGGCGGTAAATTTCTACGCGCAAAGGCCTTACGGCACGGGCAGTATCGCGCAAAATTCCCCGGTTAGAATTTTGCCTATGCAAAGCTCCACCGTGTTTTACGTGACTAAAAATCCCGAAAAGGTTGAAATTTTGGGTACGAATAAGGAATTTTATAAAATCATGCTGGGCGGCAACAAGATCGGCTGGGTTAAAAAAGATGAGCTTAGCAAGGATTAG
- the purQ gene encoding phosphoribosylformylglycinamidine synthase I, with protein MKVAIVNFPGTNCERDTKYAFDKLGCETQIIWHKEDKINADLIVLPGGFSHGDYLRTAAIAKFSPVMKAVLAHAARGGYILGICNGFQMLLELGLLAGAMNKNINLSFISKFHNLRVVSNDNKFLHCCDKGEILNIPIAHGEGNYYAPADTLKSLYDEDCVLLKYCDANGADLNPNGSVDAIAGICDKNKKIFGLMPHPERAIEPILGGTDGEKMLKGLIC; from the coding sequence ATGAAGGTAGCGATCGTCAATTTCCCAGGCACCAACTGCGAGCGCGACACCAAATACGCCTTTGATAAGCTTGGTTGCGAAACGCAGATAATCTGGCACAAGGAAGACAAAATAAACGCCGATCTGATCGTGCTTCCCGGCGGCTTTAGCCACGGAGATTATCTGCGGACGGCGGCTATTGCCAAATTTAGCCCGGTGATGAAGGCGGTTCTCGCTCATGCTGCGCGCGGCGGCTATATCCTAGGCATCTGCAACGGCTTTCAGATGCTTTTGGAGCTAGGCTTGCTCGCAGGCGCGATGAATAAAAATATAAATTTAAGCTTTATCTCAAAATTTCATAATTTGCGCGTCGTTTCAAACGATAATAAATTTCTGCACTGTTGCGATAAGGGCGAAATTCTAAATATCCCGATCGCGCATGGCGAGGGTAACTATTATGCGCCTGCGGATACGCTAAAGTCGCTATACGACGAGGACTGCGTGCTTTTGAAATACTGCGATGCAAACGGCGCGGATCTAAATCCGAACGGCTCAGTGGACGCAATCGCGGGGATTTGCGATAAAAACAAAAAGATTTTCGGACTGATGCCGCATCCTGAGCGCGCGATAGAGCCTATTTTGGGCGGCACGGACGGAGAGAAAATGCTAAAAGGCTTAATTTGCTAA
- the purS gene encoding phosphoribosylformylglycinamidine synthase subunit PurS, producing the protein MKVIVNVRLKQGVLDPQGKAVLHALASLGFSGVRDVRVAKQIVLELDGEDRDKIYADVARMCDEILANTVIEDYEIVI; encoded by the coding sequence ATGAAGGTAATCGTAAATGTAAGACTTAAGCAGGGCGTGCTAGATCCGCAGGGCAAGGCGGTTTTGCATGCCCTCGCTTCGCTTGGATTTAGCGGCGTGCGAGATGTGCGCGTAGCCAAACAGATCGTCCTTGAGCTAGATGGCGAGGATAGGGATAAAATTTATGCCGATGTCGCTAGAATGTGCGATGAAATTTTGGCAAACACCGTCATCGAAGACTACGAGATCGTGATATGA
- the purC gene encoding phosphoribosylaminoimidazolesuccinocarboxamide synthase encodes MQATKKELIYEGKGKKMWSINESDDLLISEFKDSLTAFNGVKKAEESGKGALNCKISTLIFDLLKKHGIATALVETISPTEQLVKKCKIFPLEIIARNIATGSLTKRLGIKEGTKLPFTLVEFCYKDDELGDPILNDEHCLLLGAVKSQSELDELKKIARKINGILIKFFDERNLKLVDFKIELGRDKDGNILLADEISPDSCRFWDKQTDKKLDKDVFRQDLGSVKVAYEEVLRRILG; translated from the coding sequence ATGCAAGCTACCAAAAAAGAGCTTATCTACGAAGGCAAGGGCAAAAAGATGTGGTCGATTAACGAAAGTGACGACCTTTTGATCTCGGAATTTAAAGATTCGCTTACGGCGTTTAACGGCGTCAAAAAAGCCGAAGAGAGCGGCAAAGGTGCGCTGAATTGTAAAATTTCGACGCTGATTTTTGATCTTCTTAAAAAGCACGGCATCGCCACCGCGCTTGTTGAGACGATCAGTCCGACCGAGCAGCTCGTAAAAAAATGTAAGATTTTCCCTCTTGAGATCATCGCTCGTAATATCGCTACCGGCTCGCTTACAAAGCGTCTGGGCATCAAAGAGGGCACGAAGCTTCCGTTTACGCTGGTGGAGTTTTGCTATAAAGATGATGAGCTGGGCGATCCGATCCTAAACGACGAGCATTGCTTGCTGCTTGGCGCCGTAAAGAGCCAAAGCGAGCTTGACGAGCTCAAAAAGATCGCGCGCAAGATCAATGGAATTTTGATTAAATTTTTCGACGAGCGAAATTTAAAGCTCGTGGATTTCAAAATCGAGCTTGGCAGGGATAAGGACGGAAATATCCTGCTTGCAGACGAGATCAGCCCCGATAGCTGCCGCTTTTGGGACAAACAAACTGACAAAAAGCTCGACAAGGACGTATTCAGGCAGGATCTCGGTAGCGTAAAAGTGGCCTACGAAGAGGTCTTGCGTAGAATTTTGGGATAA
- a CDS encoding S41 family peptidase, protein MRQKHLFFGLGFIFSLFLGVSFFTGNLQAREVNATKKPDSEKTRLEALAKLTKTLAIVENNYVDEMTFSELVDKTISGLMNNLDAHSSYMDEKAFNDTKVQTEGEFGGLGIQVGMKDGALTVISPIEGTPADKKGIQANDVILRIDGNATFGITIDDAVSKMRGKPKTKITLTIVRKGVSKPFDVEIIRDIIKVESVYAKMIEDDKILYLRVTNFDQHVVPDASKFIKEHKDAKGIILDLRNNPGGLLDQAIGLVNLFVSKGLIVSQKGRAKNETEAHNADPKKKITDLPLVVLVNGGSASASEIVSGSLQDLKRAVLVGEKTFGKGSVQVILPIEDKEALRLTIARYYLSSGRTIQAVGVTPDLIVAPGKVPSRDEDEFSLKEADLKKHLQGELAKVETKKKDAQKKDDKNFITAEQINNDIQLKTAIDAIKILNIK, encoded by the coding sequence TTGCGACAAAAACACCTCTTCTTCGGCTTGGGATTCATATTTTCTCTATTTTTAGGCGTTAGTTTTTTTACCGGAAATTTACAAGCCAGAGAGGTCAATGCGACCAAAAAGCCAGACAGCGAAAAAACGCGTCTGGAGGCGCTAGCTAAGCTTACCAAAACGCTTGCGATCGTCGAAAACAATTATGTCGATGAGATGACTTTTTCCGAGCTTGTGGATAAGACGATCTCGGGGCTTATGAATAACCTCGACGCGCACTCAAGCTACATGGACGAAAAGGCGTTTAATGATACGAAAGTCCAGACCGAAGGCGAGTTTGGCGGGCTTGGAATTCAGGTGGGTATGAAAGACGGCGCTCTGACCGTCATCTCGCCTATCGAGGGTACGCCGGCGGATAAAAAGGGCATTCAGGCTAACGACGTGATCTTGCGTATCGACGGCAATGCGACCTTCGGCATCACGATCGACGATGCGGTCTCAAAAATGCGCGGCAAGCCAAAAACCAAAATCACTCTAACGATCGTGCGCAAGGGAGTTAGCAAGCCTTTTGACGTCGAGATTATCCGCGACATAATCAAAGTAGAATCGGTCTATGCCAAGATGATCGAGGATGATAAAATTTTATATCTGCGCGTTACTAATTTCGATCAGCACGTGGTTCCTGACGCGAGCAAATTTATAAAAGAGCATAAAGACGCCAAGGGTATTATTTTGGATCTGCGAAACAACCCGGGCGGGCTTTTGGATCAAGCGATCGGGCTTGTAAATTTATTCGTAAGCAAAGGTCTTATCGTCTCTCAAAAAGGGCGTGCGAAAAACGAAACCGAAGCGCATAACGCCGATCCTAAAAAGAAGATCACCGATCTACCGCTTGTGGTGTTAGTAAACGGCGGCAGCGCAAGCGCGAGCGAGATCGTAAGCGGCTCGCTTCAGGATCTAAAGCGCGCCGTGCTGGTTGGTGAAAAAACTTTTGGTAAGGGAAGCGTGCAGGTGATCCTACCGATCGAGGATAAAGAAGCCTTGCGACTAACCATCGCGCGTTACTATCTCTCAAGCGGTCGCACCATCCAAGCGGTGGGCGTGACGCCTGATCTCATAGTGGCGCCGGGCAAGGTGCCGAGCCGCGACGAGGATGAATTCTCGCTAAAAGAAGCCGATCTCAAAAAGCATTTGCAAGGCGAGTTAGCCAAGGTCGAGACCAAGAAAAAAGATGCTCAGAAAAAGGATGATAAAAATTTCATCACTGCAGAGCAGATTAATAACGATATCCAGTTAAAAACCGCAATAGACGCGATAAAAATTCTAAACATCAAGTAA
- a CDS encoding ATP-dependent Clp protease ATP-binding subunit: protein MNETIEILTDKMRSLLESSVSLAIHSKNSEVGVLHMLWALVADSGSVLNQIFNKFSIEKTAVELEIKSEISNLPTSSNVTKENVRISRELMNSLELAKGLMTSSGDKFIAVDTWLIANLNVDPLKKILSKFADLSEIKKELEALRGGKSIDSQTADETLEALSKFGVDLTAKAIAGELDPVIGRDEVISRMMQILIRKTKNNPILLGEPGVGKTAVVEGLAQLIAKKEVPLSLQNKRVIALDMSALIAGAKYRGEFEDRLKAVINEVVKAANVVLFIDEIHTIVGAGASEGSMDAANILKPALARGELHAIGATTLKEYRKYFEKDAALQRRFQPVTVAEPSVSEATAILRGIKERLEVHHNVTITDSALVAAARLSDRYISDRFLPDKAIDLIDEAAAELKMQIESEPNELAKAKRDILTLQVEKEALKMEDDGKNDERLAQIDKEIENLTEQKNALQAKFENEKSVFGGISEAKKAIDSLKNEASLARRNGDLSKAAEIEYGKIPAAQAKVKELEAKWDAMKENGVLLRNRVDEESVAEILSKWTGISVSKMLSSEKEKFLHIEEHLKESVVGQDEALHAIARAVKRNKAGLVNENRPIGSFLFLGPTGVGKTESAKSLARFLFDDERAMIRFDMSEYMEKHSVSRLLGAPPGYVGYDEGGQLTEAVRRKPYSVLLFDEIEKAHKDVFNILLGILDDGRATDNKGVTVDFKNTIIILTSNIGSAKIMELDAKNVDKPREVALAEREEAVKSELKNYFKPEFINRLDDIVIFNALNEDDLIKIVGIMFKSLQKTLANRGINASLSENAKKLIASAGFDIEYGARPLRRALYDLVEDKIADMILSDDIKTGDRIEIGARDGEIEIKRAK from the coding sequence ATGAACGAAACTATTGAAATTTTAACCGATAAAATGCGCTCTTTGCTTGAAAGCAGCGTTTCTTTGGCGATCCATTCCAAAAATAGCGAAGTGGGCGTATTGCACATGCTTTGGGCTTTGGTAGCCGACAGCGGCTCGGTGCTAAATCAAATTTTTAATAAATTTAGTATCGAAAAGACTGCAGTCGAGCTTGAGATCAAAAGCGAAATTTCAAATTTGCCTACGAGCTCAAACGTCACGAAGGAAAACGTTCGAATCTCGCGCGAGCTGATGAACTCGCTAGAGCTCGCAAAAGGGCTGATGACGAGCTCGGGCGATAAATTTATCGCCGTAGATACCTGGCTGATCGCAAATTTAAACGTAGATCCTCTAAAGAAAATTCTATCTAAATTTGCAGATCTTAGCGAGATCAAAAAGGAGCTAGAAGCGCTTCGCGGCGGTAAAAGCATCGATTCGCAAACCGCCGACGAGACGCTTGAGGCGCTTAGTAAATTCGGCGTCGATCTCACCGCCAAGGCGATCGCGGGCGAGCTCGATCCGGTCATCGGCCGCGATGAGGTGATCTCGCGAATGATGCAAATTTTAATCCGCAAGACGAAAAACAACCCTATCCTACTGGGCGAGCCGGGCGTAGGAAAAACCGCGGTCGTCGAGGGTCTTGCGCAGCTGATCGCCAAAAAAGAGGTCCCGCTTAGCCTGCAAAACAAACGCGTCATCGCGCTTGATATGAGCGCGCTGATCGCGGGCGCGAAGTACCGCGGCGAGTTTGAAGATAGGCTCAAAGCCGTCATAAACGAGGTCGTAAAAGCCGCGAACGTCGTGCTTTTCATCGATGAAATTCACACCATCGTAGGCGCGGGCGCAAGCGAAGGCTCTATGGACGCCGCAAATATCCTAAAGCCCGCTCTCGCGCGCGGCGAGCTGCACGCTATCGGTGCTACGACGCTGAAAGAATATCGAAAGTATTTTGAAAAAGACGCCGCGCTTCAGCGCCGCTTCCAGCCCGTAACGGTCGCAGAACCTAGCGTGAGCGAGGCTACGGCGATCCTGCGCGGCATAAAAGAGCGGCTAGAGGTGCATCACAACGTCACCATCACCGATAGCGCGCTTGTGGCGGCTGCAAGGCTAAGCGACCGCTACATCAGCGATAGATTTCTGCCTGATAAGGCGATCGATCTGATTGACGAAGCGGCGGCGGAGCTTAAAATGCAGATCGAAAGCGAGCCCAACGAGCTTGCCAAGGCTAAGCGCGACATCCTCACGCTTCAGGTCGAAAAGGAAGCCCTTAAGATGGAGGATGACGGCAAAAACGACGAGCGGCTTGCGCAGATCGACAAAGAAATCGAAAATTTAACCGAGCAGAAAAACGCGCTTCAGGCTAAATTTGAAAACGAAAAGTCCGTATTCGGCGGCATCAGCGAGGCAAAAAAAGCGATCGATAGCCTTAAAAACGAAGCTAGCCTAGCAAGACGCAACGGCGATCTTAGCAAGGCTGCCGAGATCGAATACGGCAAGATCCCCGCCGCGCAAGCAAAGGTCAAGGAGCTTGAGGCGAAGTGGGACGCGATGAAAGAAAACGGCGTGCTTTTGCGAAACCGCGTGGACGAGGAGAGCGTGGCTGAAATTTTAAGCAAATGGACGGGCATCTCGGTAAGTAAAATGCTCTCCTCCGAAAAGGAGAAATTCCTCCACATCGAGGAGCATCTAAAAGAAAGCGTCGTGGGGCAGGATGAGGCGCTGCACGCCATCGCTCGCGCCGTCAAGCGCAACAAAGCGGGGCTCGTGAATGAAAATCGCCCGATCGGAAGCTTTTTATTTTTAGGCCCCACCGGCGTCGGCAAGACCGAGAGCGCAAAGAGCTTAGCGAGGTTTTTATTCGACGACGAGCGAGCGATGATCCGCTTTGATATGAGCGAATATATGGAAAAACACAGCGTCTCGCGCCTACTCGGCGCGCCTCCTGGATACGTGGGCTATGATGAGGGCGGACAGCTTACCGAAGCTGTGCGCAGAAAGCCCTACTCGGTGCTGCTTTTTGATGAGATCGAAAAGGCGCACAAGGACGTTTTTAACATCCTGCTTGGAATTTTAGACGACGGACGCGCGACCGATAACAAGGGCGTTACGGTCGATTTCAAAAACACGATCATCATCCTAACTAGCAATATCGGCTCGGCTAAGATTATGGAGCTTGACGCCAAAAATGTGGACAAGCCGCGCGAGGTCGCACTTGCCGAGCGCGAGGAGGCGGTAAAGAGCGAGCTGAAGAATTATTTCAAGCCCGAATTTATCAATCGCCTGGACGACATCGTGATCTTCAACGCCCTAAACGAGGACGATCTCATCAAAATCGTGGGCATTATGTTTAAGAGTCTGCAAAAAACACTCGCAAACCGCGGCATTAACGCGAGCCTAAGCGAAAATGCCAAAAAGCTCATCGCCTCGGCGGGCTTTGATATCGAATATGGCGCAAGGCCGCTACGCAGGGCACTTTACGATCTAGTGGAGGATAAGATCGCCGATATGATCCTAAGCGACGATATCAAAACCGGCGATCGGATCGAAATCGGCGCGCGTGACGGCGAAATAGAGATAAAGAGGGCAAAGTAA